In the Brachionichthys hirsutus isolate HB-005 chromosome 13, CSIRO-AGI_Bhir_v1, whole genome shotgun sequence genome, GAAACTATTCCGGACCAGGCGCCTGCTCAAAGCAGCAACGTGCAGCCTGCAGAGGAACCTGCTGCAACCACCACCGCCGCAGCACCCCCTGCAGGAGGGGAGCCCCCGCCCGCTGCAGCCAGCCCACCCGCAGGAGCATCAGCACCTCCGGAAGCGGCAGAGACAGCAGTCAGCTCGTCAGAGCCGGCAGCCGCGCCTCCTGAGCAAGGTAGGCTCGACTCACCTTGTAACGATTACTGCGTTTGAATGCAGTTTTCAGGTACGAGTATTTTATTTGTGCTCGACTACAATCACACATTTGTAGACGTGAGCTACTGATTGGTTTTCCCATGACatataaaatgtaaatcaaattaaattctaATTATTATGTGAAGTTACACATCCACACATCCTCTGCAGACACAAATGTGGCGGGTCATaagtgaagctgcagcttctACGATGCACCGCCATATTTTTTAGAACACTTCCTAATTACTTCGGTTATCCTTAGAGATTTGGCCAATTTCTTCCTAAATTTTTAGGACTCCTCAAATGTTGTTATGGATTGTTTCCTCTGAAATAATCTTCACCAGACTTGTCAGATCAGTTCTTGCAAAGTTCTAAAACATGCAAGATGACGGCGAATTGCGTATCTCTGTGGGCGTATAGGAACGGGACAGCGTGTTCAAACTTCAGACCGGGACTTTTTAACTCTCTGACAAATCATACAATTGTTCCCCGTAATCTGAGAACtgcatgcgggggggggggggggggcaggttgctGCAGCACCCAGGTACAAGACATCCCTCTGACACGTAACCAGGTGGTATCCAGCAACACCCAGACATGACTTTGGCCTCTTTTAAACACAGCATGGGAATCAGAGGTCTTTAAGGTCAAGAGGTCAGCTCTTATTTTCCTCATTATCTCCGGTCTGCTCCTTGTCACTGCTTGGCCGTGACAGtcttcttaaccccccccccccaactcggTTCAGCCTCCTTTTGAGCAGCTTAACCACAGCCTTGTGTTTTAGCCAGCATGCAGCGCCTGTGTGTCGCCAACACCGTGTTGTCACCACGGTCTCATGAAGGTGCAATCTGAGTCCACAGAGAAACTAGAGCACGCTAACACATACAGGCCGAAGCGGAGCTCCTGATTCACAGCCAATGAAGAGAGAGGATTAAGTTTCACGCCTCCGTTAGAGGTCTGTGTCATTTAAAATTTGACACGACTCAAAGGGAGTTGTATTTTGTGATGCTTGGACATTGAGAAAGACGTGTATTAAAATCAACTTTGGTATATTTCAGGTTGATTAATGTTTCTGTTAATGTGTCATTTTCCACCTTAACAGAAAAAGCCGAGACCACAGCGACCGATTCGGGGCCCAAACCAGAGTCGACGCCAGGTGAGTCCCGTTTTAACACGACGTCATATAATCCATGtttccccaaaaaataaatgagatcGGAAGCACTTTCAGGATGAAGAGGCCATATATGGAAAATTAGATCCTAGTTTAGTATTTCCTGTCAtctgaaaatacagatttaGTCCAATCTGGTCCCAGGTGAGAGCGATGTGGGTGTGGTTTAGAAACGACACCACGTGGTTGGTCCTGCCCAACGATGGTATCTCTTCATTGGCTGTGTTTAAATGTCACTTAGAAAAATGAATATCAGAAGAAGTAAAGctggaaaatatatatttcttgaAATCAAAGTACCCAAGATATACGAGTGGAGAGTGTTAAAAACGAAGCATTAGCAGATCATGTGAATTCACATCGGAGGCTTCTGACCACTGTTCCAAATGTAGAACAATTtccattattgattattggcATCCATATATAACGGCTCCGACCTGCTTCCGCATCTGAACAGGCCTGCAGCCGCAGTCTTTGTGTCCTTTCAAGACTTCAAAGCCAGTTGAGGCAAATTAATTATTGTTTCCCTGAAGCGATGAATAAAAGTGACTTTGCCTTAGCGTGACCAACATTCCATCCGTCCTAACAGAAAAGGCAGAGACCACAGCGACAGAACCGAGCACAGAGGGGGCGCCAGGTGAGTGACACCTGAACGCAGCGTCACACAAGCCGCCTGAAACCTCCTGAACCCGTTTCCTCTTCCCGACTTCAGCTCCCAGTGAGTGAAGGTCAACACGGCTTGACTGCTCGCGTCTGAAAAGACGTCGCCTCGTTGCCAAGACGTAGACCCTGCGATGACGCCTTCAGTCGGGGTTCACCAGTCATCACTGTGCCTACTTCCTCCCGTTTCTACCGTACACACAGCGCTTCATTTAATTTTCAGAGGATGTCAGAATGACTTGAGATTTCTTATTTATGCCTCATAGAGAAAATTAAAGTAGCAGATTTACTGAAGCATTACGTTTTTATCTTGAATTCCTGAGTCTACTGTGCACTTTTCTCTAATATAATTATAAGAAGAAAATCGAAGCCAAAATTACGTCACTTGTTTTAAGTATTCATCTTTGTAGGCCGCAGGCTTTGATTTTACAAAGTAAAACAGAATAGAAACCTGCActgtggcatttaaaaaaacgttTTCTATTTCTACTTCATTGATAAAAGGCCCTTTTTTTGGTTCTGATGTATCATGATTTATTGCtgggaataaataataaaaatctgcaATAATCTATGaactgttaaaaacaacaacttttgttTGCAATGTAGGGTAAATAACATTCAAGGATAAGAGatcttaataaataaaaagtatttatcaGAGATAACATAAATCAAATGTGTTATTTTCTAATGGTGAATCACAGAGAAGAAGATGCCTGCTGTTACCATGGAAATCTACACTGACTTTAGCCTTTATTGTACTGTCTGAAATACAATCACGCCTCACATGTGCAGCGATGATGTCACTCGCCGATGAGACTACAACTTGTTTGTGAAACCTTTGGCTGGATCGGAGTCCGACATCGGGCCGAGAACGGCGACTGCTTCAATTTCCACCAATCcaccctgcagagagagaggagagagatgcAGCACATCGACAGCAGGGGCAGGAAGGACCCCCCCCACAATAAGGAGGACACTGCAGTGAAATGCAGCCATGATTGTGTTCTTAAGAGGCTCTGACACTGGAATAACACACCTGAAAATGTGAACGCTTTAGCTTTAGTTATAAGATAAGCAAAGAACTGA is a window encoding:
- the LOC137903388 gene encoding large ribosomal subunit protein eL22-like; the protein is MGCSTSSQTSAVDTTRPNTKPEESNGASTTGAANENGKIAEDSETIPDQAPAQSSNVQPAEEPAATTTAAAPPAGGEPPPAAASPPAGASAPPEAAETAVSSSEPAAAPPEQEKAETTATDSGPKPESTPEKAETTATEPSTEGAPAPSE